In the Pseudochaenichthys georgianus chromosome 1, fPseGeo1.2, whole genome shotgun sequence genome, one interval contains:
- the LOC139434549 gene encoding spore coat protein SP96-like, with amino-acid sequence MLKLALVLGCLLSLALAQPMDTEHKRLARSSSGSGSDSDSDSNSNENNNNQQAIITQLIQAILELLNRLATTAATTTAATTTTAAPTTTTAAPTTTVVTIPPVVTTA; translated from the exons ATGCTGAAGCTAGCTCTTGTTCTTGGATGCCTCCTGAGCCTGGCTCTGGCTCAGCCT ATGGACACCGAGCACAAAAGACTTGCTCGCTCAAGCTCTGGCTCTGGctctgactctgactctgacTCAAATTCAAATGAG aacaacaacaaccagCAGGCCATTATCACCCAGTTGATTCAGGCTATCCTTGAGCTGTTAAACCGGCTAGCGACCACTGCAGCTACAACTACAGCTGctactacaactactgctgctcctactacaactactgctgCTCCTACTACCACAGTGGTCACTATCCCTCCGGTAGTGACCACTGCTTGA